A genomic segment from Actinoplanes sichuanensis encodes:
- a CDS encoding MFS transporter codes for MSFGRSRLSIAALFLALGFQYSTWASRIPAITERLHLSAAEVGVLLLAAGVGAVVSAPLVPKLMAAFGSRRLALVAVPVLAAALAGLEFAPGYPWLLVVLLLDGVAVGCLNVAMNAQGAELESRSGRTRMARLHATFSGGIFGAALLASVITSVTDAVAVHFAVAGAVLLAAVVVAAPGLLTDSGSGSDSVPEPAGRRWSRPSAVVVFLGLAMLLATITEGAITDWSALYLASVGAADNLLPLGIAVTSGTMLLARLFADGWRDRWGDQAVVVAGSTLAGAGLLTALLTGGAIPALAGFACVGLGMAAVSPCLYVAAARYGPAALTAAAAMSTTGLLVGPPAIGFLADATSLTWGLGAVVATAWLTVPLILALRPEPVRTPA; via the coding sequence ATGTCGTTCGGTCGTTCGCGGTTGTCGATCGCCGCGTTGTTCCTCGCCCTCGGATTCCAGTATTCGACGTGGGCGTCGCGCATTCCGGCGATCACCGAGCGGCTGCACCTGTCCGCCGCCGAGGTGGGTGTGCTGCTGCTGGCGGCCGGGGTCGGTGCGGTCGTCTCGGCGCCGCTGGTGCCGAAACTGATGGCCGCGTTCGGGTCGCGGCGGCTCGCTCTCGTCGCGGTGCCGGTGCTGGCCGCCGCACTGGCCGGGCTGGAGTTCGCGCCCGGCTATCCGTGGCTGCTGGTGGTGCTGCTGCTCGACGGGGTGGCGGTGGGCTGCCTGAACGTCGCGATGAACGCCCAGGGTGCGGAGCTGGAGAGCCGGTCGGGGCGCACCAGGATGGCGAGACTGCACGCCACGTTCAGCGGGGGCATCTTCGGCGCGGCGCTGCTGGCGTCGGTGATCACCTCGGTGACCGATGCGGTGGCCGTGCACTTCGCGGTGGCCGGGGCGGTGCTGCTCGCGGCGGTGGTGGTGGCTGCTCCGGGACTGCTCACCGACTCCGGGTCGGGCTCCGATTCCGTACCGGAACCGGCTGGTCGTCGCTGGTCGCGGCCGTCCGCGGTCGTCGTCTTCCTCGGCCTGGCGATGCTGCTGGCCACCATCACCGAAGGCGCGATCACCGACTGGTCGGCGCTGTATCTCGCGTCGGTCGGCGCCGCCGACAACCTGCTGCCGCTGGGGATCGCGGTCACGTCCGGGACGATGCTGCTGGCCCGGCTGTTCGCCGACGGCTGGCGCGACCGCTGGGGCGACCAGGCGGTGGTCGTCGCCGGTAGCACCCTGGCCGGGGCGGGCCTGCTCACCGCCCTGCTCACCGGCGGGGCGATTCCGGCGCTGGCCGGGTTCGCGTGCGTGGGGCTGGGCATGGCCGCGGTCAGCCCGTGCCTTTATGTGGCGGCCGCCCGCTACGGCCCGGCCGCGCTGACGGCCGCCGCCGCGATGAGCACGACCGGGCTGCTGGTCGGCCCGCCCGCGATCGGTTTCCTGGCCGACGCGACCAGCCTGACCTGGGGTCTGGGCGCGGTCGTCGCCACCGCCTGGCTCACGGTCCCACTGATACTGGCCCTACGCCCAGAGCCGGTGCGAACGCCGGCCTGA